The DNA region agtGGTGGGGacagaacttggggcctcagagcctcaagagtctttttgcagaaacattattaTCATCCCCAGCACCTTGCtcggctggggactgaacctgggtctttggagcctcagggacattattgtagttgttgttgttaatagtatcactattattgttgttttttccccagaggcctgcctcgctgtggctgctggtggtgctggggactgaacctgggacctgggggcCTCAGGAGGATCTTTTTGCAGAAACACTATTTGTcactattgtttttgttattattatccccagagctctgcttagttctggctgctggtagtgctggggactgaacctgagaccttggagcctcaggagaatctttttgcagaaacactgttgttattattattgtttagacatcattaaaaaagattttctttttttatttatccatgaagaaagacagagagaaagaaccagacgtgaGTCTGGTCCACGTGCTGCCGGgggtcgaactcgggacctcacgctcgagagtcctgtgctttagcCAGTGCACCCCCTCCCGGCCCACTACGGTCATGGCCATCGTCACTCTCACTGTTCTTTCCCCAGGgcccggctcagctctggctgggggTGACCCCCACCACGCCAGGTGACCGCTGTGCCGTCTCGCGGCCACTCCACTCACCCAGGATGATGACCACCGTCTTGACCAGGCTGAGCGTGGTCTCCCGGTAGCGGGGGTGGCAGCTGACGTGCTCAGACATGCGCTGCACGCGGCGCCGCACGTACAGGAAGATGCGCGTGTACACGGCCACCATGAGCAGGAAGACCAGCAGGCTGGACAGCGCCCAGGCGGCCAGGTAGGCGCGGCTGAGCAGCGGGGCCATGCGCGAGCAGCGGTCCAGCGCGCACAGGCAGTGCCACAGGCGGGCGGGCAGCAGCCCCAGGCCCAGCGCGGCCGCCCACACGCTGGCGATGAGCAGCGCCACCCGGCCTCGGGGCAGCTGGCTGTGCAGCTGCACGGCCATGACGCTGCGGTGGCGCTCCACGGCGATGGCCAGCAGCGTGGCCACCGAGGCTGTGAGGCTGGCGTCCAGCAGGCCCTGGCGCAGGAACCAGCCGTCCAGCGAGAGGCGCGCCGTGCGCGGGCCGGTGTGGAACATGAGGAAGAGGTAGGCCACGCCCGCGAACAGGTCGGCGGCCGCCAGGTTGCCCAGCAGGTAGTAGATGGGCTGGTGGAAGCGGCGGTTGCAGGCGATGGCCGCGATGACCAGCAGGTTGGTCAGCAGCACCAGCAGGCTGACCGTCAGCCCCAGCGCCACCACCACCGCGTCCTTGGGCCGCCAGTGGGTCGCCAGCTCCTTGCCGCTGTTGTTGTAGAAGAAGACGATGGTCTCGTTGTGGTGGCACTGGCCCATGGTGGCGGCCTGGGGGCGGGACGGGGCGGGTGGTTGGaggtcaggggaaggggtgggggagggccgcCTGGCATGGGGGACACAGGGCAGGGTGAGGAAGGGGCCGCCTGGGAAGGGGACACAGGGCAGGGTGGGGAAGGGGCCGCCTGGCATGGGGACACAGGGCAGGGTGGGGAAGGGGCCGCCTGGGAGGGGGACACAGGGCAGGGTGAGGAAGGGGCCGCCTGGGATGGGGGACACAGGGCAGGGTGGGGAAGGGGCCGcctgggatggggacacagggcaGGGTGAGGAAGGGACCGcctgggatggggacacagggcagggtggggaaggggccgcctgggatggggacacagggcaGGGTGAGGAAGGGACCGCCTGGGATGGGGGACACAGGGCAGGGTGAGGAAGGGGCCGcctgggatggggacacagggcagggtggggaaggggccgcctgggatggggacacagggcaGGGTGGGGAAGGGGCCGCCTGGGATGGGGGACACAGGGCAGGGTGAGGAAGGGGCCGCCTGGGATGGGGGACACAGGGCAGGGTGAGGAAGGGGCCGCCTGGGATGGGGGACACAGGGCAGGGTGAGGAAGGGGCCgccaggaatggggacacagggcAG from Erinaceus europaeus chromosome 23, mEriEur2.1, whole genome shotgun sequence includes:
- the LPAR2 gene encoding lysophosphatidic acid receptor 2 isoform X2; this translates as MGQCHHNETIVFFYNNSGKELATHWRPKDAVVVALGLTVSLLVLLTNLLVIAAIACNRRFHQPIYYLLGNLAAADLFAGVAYLFLMFHTGPRTARLSLDGWFLRQGLLDASLTASVATLLAIAVERHRSVMAVQLHSQLPRGRVALLIASVWAAALGLGLLPARLWHCLCALDRCSRMAPLLSRAYLAAWALSSLLVFLLMVAVYTRIFLYVRRRVQRMSEHVSCHPRYRETTLSLVKTVVIILEPGLALAAWWRWGVNLGPQRLRQKSLFAEPLCYPPHSK
- the LPAR2 gene encoding lysophosphatidic acid receptor 2 isoform X1 → MGQCHHNETIVFFYNNSGKELATHWRPKDAVVVALGLTVSLLVLLTNLLVIAAIACNRRFHQPIYYLLGNLAAADLFAGVAYLFLMFHTGPRTARLSLDGWFLRQGLLDASLTASVATLLAIAVERHRSVMAVQLHSQLPRGRVALLIASVWAAALGLGLLPARLWHCLCALDRCSRMAPLLSRAYLAAWALSSLLVFLLMVAVYTRIFLYVRRRVQRMSEHVSCHPRYRETTLSLVKTVVIILGAFVVCWTPAQVVLLLDGLGCQSCNVLAVEKYFLLLAEANSLVNAVVYSCRDAEMRRTFRHLLCCLCRRRAPQEATHYVPSVRPSASTRIMLPDNGCPLMDSTL